One Brachyspira pilosicoli P43/6/78 genomic window carries:
- a CDS encoding tetratricopeptide repeat protein: MKIFFIFLLITTITFAQNSVMVFQNNSDYMHRAIYDLLTKNIFLYSHFKIIETKENNNYNQIKSKIKELSAKNNSDISILYNIKTFGDGFLLNYIIYNNSNRWYENEYYFRETNMFNAVNKVLDDFYKMNNVNISRDNYIKEDEYISLIGYYSDIMSNDNIYNLFYSFHKDNIYFNMDYLEYLFVNNGNANDFISDILKTIDKKNHYYFYVLGIKYYNDYKVNVIYDDIEKSILNYEEAIKLKPNSYLYNEKLAKAYLLKNDYDNALKYYENAIILSDNNTSLIKEVLGILNRDFNKNANKIIEYLNKIISIDNNDDEAIEELAKLYESIGDYENAYLYYNKLMEAINYHLYIINNEKPNASLYDKYTAKKNRTQTKIKSIENRMK, translated from the coding sequence ATGAAAATATTTTTTATATTCCTGTTAATAACTACTATAACATTCGCACAAAACTCTGTAATGGTATTTCAAAATAATAGCGATTATATGCATAGGGCTATTTATGATTTGCTTACTAAAAATATTTTTCTTTATTCTCATTTTAAAATTATAGAAACAAAAGAAAATAATAATTACAATCAAATTAAATCAAAGATAAAAGAATTGAGTGCAAAAAATAATTCTGACATTTCTATTTTGTATAATATAAAAACTTTTGGAGATGGTTTTTTACTTAATTACATTATTTATAATAATTCTAACAGATGGTATGAGAATGAATATTATTTTAGAGAAACTAATATGTTTAATGCTGTCAATAAAGTTTTAGATGATTTTTATAAAATGAATAATGTAAATATTTCTAGAGATAATTATATAAAAGAAGATGAATATATTTCTCTTATTGGATATTATTCTGATATTATGTCTAATGATAATATTTATAATTTGTTTTATAGTTTTCACAAGGATAATATTTATTTCAATATGGATTATTTGGAATATTTATTTGTTAATAATGGGAATGCAAATGATTTTATTTCTGATATATTAAAAACAATTGATAAAAAGAATCATTATTATTTTTATGTTCTTGGAATAAAATATTATAATGATTATAAAGTAAATGTTATATATGATGATATAGAAAAGAGTATTTTAAATTATGAGGAGGCTATAAAACTAAAACCTAATTCTTATTTATATAATGAGAAATTAGCTAAGGCTTATTTGCTAAAAAATGATTATGATAATGCTTTGAAATATTATGAGAATGCAATTATTTTGAGTGATAATAACACTAGTTTAATAAAAGAGGTTTTAGGTATATTAAACAGAGACTTTAATAAGAATGCAAATAAAATAATAGAGTATCTTAATAAAATAATTAGTATAGACAATAATGATGATGAGGCAATAGAGGAGCTTGCTAAACTTTATGAATCTATTGGGGACTATGAGAATGCCTATCTTTATTATAATAAGCTAATGGAGGCAATAAATTATCATTTGTATATTATAAACAATGAGAAACCTAATGCTTCACTTTATGATAAATACACGGCTAAAAAGAATAGAACCCAAACAAAAATAAAGTCTATAGAGAATAGAATGAAATAA
- a CDS encoding DMT family transporter, with the protein MKNKTKLAIFLMILSALSFSLMQMSVKISGKSIPVMQQVFSRNLIIMIISIIVLLKNKESFLPNKESIIPLILRSLFGFLGVVASFYAFNNMILADASILQNTSPFWATFFAFLIIKEKIFKVQWLALIIAIIGAMFVIKPSFNSNIFPSLVALSGAMFAGLAYTMIGYLKGKERNSIIILYFSFISSVLSLIFAKTFVMPNLYEFLMLILIGVFAGFGQFFLTVSYKEAPVSTVSIFNYTGLIFSYLISVLFFNELIDFYSIIGMLLTISAALIVYFYKLKFK; encoded by the coding sequence ATGAAAAACAAAACTAAATTAGCAATATTTTTAATGATACTTTCTGCTTTATCTTTTAGCTTGATGCAGATGAGTGTAAAAATTTCTGGTAAAAGCATTCCTGTAATGCAGCAGGTTTTCTCACGCAATTTAATAATAATGATAATCAGTATAATTGTGTTATTAAAAAATAAAGAAAGTTTTTTGCCAAACAAAGAAAGTATTATACCTTTAATATTAAGGTCTTTATTTGGTTTTTTAGGGGTGGTCGCATCATTCTACGCTTTTAATAATATGATTTTAGCAGATGCTTCTATACTTCAAAATACCTCTCCTTTTTGGGCAACATTTTTTGCATTTCTCATAATAAAAGAAAAGATTTTTAAAGTTCAATGGCTCGCATTAATAATAGCTATAATTGGGGCAATGTTTGTTATTAAGCCTTCTTTTAATTCTAATATATTTCCTTCTTTAGTGGCATTATCCGGAGCAATGTTTGCAGGATTAGCTTACACTATGATAGGTTATCTTAAAGGCAAAGAAAGAAACTCTATTATAATACTTTATTTCTCTTTTATATCATCTGTTCTTTCTTTAATATTTGCTAAAACTTTTGTAATGCCTAATTTGTATGAGTTTTTAATGCTTATTCTAATAGGCGTATTTGCAGGCTTTGGTCAATTCTTTTTAACAGTCTCTTATAAAGAAGCTCCTGTTTCTACTGTAAGCATATTCAATTATACTGGTCTTATATTTTCTTATTTGATAAGCGTTTTATTTTTTAATGAGTTAATAGACTTTTATTCTATTATAGGAATGCTTTTAACTATTTCTGCTGCTTTAATTGTGTATTTTTACAAGTTAAAGTTTAAGTAA
- a CDS encoding ankyrin repeat domain-containing protein, with protein sequence MKYIKYLLVLLVFNFSLFALTEAEQSLFDAVNRKDYQNVSTILSSSPDININASDMEGYTSLHRAIVNNDLNTVMELLKNENIDVNSKLGIEVSIDGWYLGGATPLILASYLGYTDIVNALIEKGVDVKAKDDVDGCMAIHLAAANGKNDVINILLDVDASNINDVDNRGNTPLHWASMKDRADTVSLLIENGADIEAKDIDNWTALHYAAAFASLQTVEALVDNGADKNSLTKDGNIPVNYAKDETIKTYLSGGKIGREDTEEVVEEETTETEETTENTETSETIAEDELNNELDTTQNGSIVDPTVVDLDPKQLELLIAVKNNDIIAVNALLKENVNPNFVDEEGYSPLHRAVLNNNLDVVNVLLSYKDIDTEIKLPYEASVDDWYLGGATPLLVASYTGNADIVNALIEAGSDIRAKDDIDGATTIHIASANGNNEVINILLNKDNTLINEADSMKDTPLHWASIKNQTDTISLLLANGADTKLANSDGNTVLHYAAMYGDVNTVNVLLEADSSLASVENNEGIAPIYYAIVVSDNDILSSIITNGQIDINKKDSLGYTPLHYAANYGNMEAVVLLVEEFNADKTIVNDDNFTASDIAANNSYYTIVEYLGGTVNYNNQNNTENVKPSIVLPEYNKKRDLSKKWW encoded by the coding sequence GTGAAGTATATTAAATATTTATTAGTATTATTGGTTTTTAATTTTTCGTTGTTTGCTTTAACAGAAGCTGAGCAAAGTTTATTTGATGCTGTAAACAGAAAAGATTATCAAAATGTTTCTACAATACTAAGCAGTTCTCCAGACATTAACATTAATGCTTCTGATATGGAAGGATACACATCTTTGCACAGAGCTATTGTTAATAATGATTTAAACACTGTGATGGAACTTTTAAAGAATGAGAATATTGATGTTAATTCAAAATTGGGAATAGAAGTTTCAATAGACGGTTGGTATTTAGGAGGAGCTACACCTTTAATATTAGCTTCATATTTAGGATATACTGATATTGTAAATGCGTTAATAGAGAAAGGCGTAGATGTTAAGGCTAAAGATGATGTTGATGGCTGTATGGCTATACATTTAGCTGCGGCAAACGGAAAGAATGATGTTATTAATATTTTATTAGATGTAGATGCTTCAAATATAAATGATGTAGACAATAGAGGAAATACTCCATTACATTGGGCTTCTATGAAAGACAGAGCTGATACAGTTTCACTTCTTATAGAGAATGGTGCTGATATAGAAGCTAAGGATATAGATAATTGGACTGCTTTACATTATGCTGCTGCTTTTGCTTCACTTCAAACAGTTGAGGCTTTAGTAGATAATGGTGCAGATAAAAATAGCCTTACAAAAGACGGCAACATTCCTGTTAATTATGCTAAAGATGAAACTATAAAAACTTATTTATCTGGCGGAAAAATAGGAAGAGAAGATACTGAAGAAGTTGTAGAAGAAGAAACTACAGAAACAGAAGAAACTACTGAAAATACTGAAACTTCTGAAACTATTGCAGAAGATGAATTAAATAATGAATTAGATACTACTCAAAATGGAAGCATAGTTGATCCCACTGTAGTAGATTTAGACCCTAAACAATTAGAGCTTTTAATCGCTGTAAAAAATAATGATATTATAGCTGTTAATGCTTTATTAAAAGAAAATGTTAATCCTAATTTCGTAGATGAAGAAGGTTATTCACCATTACATAGAGCTGTATTAAATAATAATTTAGATGTAGTTAATGTTTTGCTTAGCTACAAAGATATAGATACAGAAATTAAACTTCCTTATGAGGCAAGTGTTGATGATTGGTATTTGGGAGGAGCTACTCCTTTACTTGTTGCTTCATATACTGGAAATGCTGATATAGTTAATGCTTTAATAGAGGCAGGAAGTGATATAAGAGCAAAAGATGATATAGATGGTGCTACTACTATACATATAGCTTCTGCAAATGGAAACAATGAAGTTATTAATATTCTTCTAAATAAAGATAACACTTTAATAAATGAAGCAGACAGCATGAAAGATACTCCATTACATTGGGCTTCTATAAAAAATCAAACAGATACTATCTCACTTCTTCTTGCAAACGGTGCAGATACAAAACTTGCAAACTCTGACGGAAATACTGTTTTACATTATGCTGCTATGTATGGCGATGTTAATACTGTTAATGTTTTACTTGAGGCTGATTCTTCTTTGGCAAGTGTAGAAAACAATGAAGGAATTGCTCCTATTTATTATGCCATCGTTGTAAGCGATAATGATATATTATCATCTATAATCACTAACGGACAAATAGATATTAACAAAAAAGATTCTTTAGGATATACTCCATTACACTATGCTGCTAATTATGGTAATATGGAAGCTGTTGTATTATTGGTTGAAGAGTTTAATGCTGATAAAACTATAGTAAATGATGATAATTTTACTGCTTCAGATATAGCTGCTAATAATTCTTATTATACTATAGTTGAATATTTAGGCGGTACTGTAAATTATAATAATCAAAATAATACAGAAAATGTTAAGCCAAGTATTGTACTTCCAGAATATAACAAGAAAAGAGATTTATCTAAAAAGTGGTGGTAA
- a CDS encoding HD-GYP domain-containing protein has translation MEDNIADIILEHHEKYDGSGYPFGKGNRDIGLYSKVVSIANKFNNLIVNGNDGLICSADKAMKIIISLSKKDFDMDIVKHFQKAIGFYPNNTKVKLSNGQTARVIQQNTNLPLRPILSIEKNEDGSDANYLEVLDLSKSNNLFIREVMHYM, from the coding sequence TTGGAAGACAATATTGCAGATATAATATTAGAACATCATGAGAAATATGACGGAAGCGGTTATCCTTTTGGTAAGGGAAACAGAGATATAGGGCTTTACAGTAAAGTGGTTTCTATAGCAAATAAGTTTAATAATCTCATTGTTAATGGAAATGACGGTTTAATTTGCTCTGCAGATAAGGCAATGAAAATTATTATATCGCTTTCAAAAAAAGACTTTGATATGGATATAGTAAAACATTTTCAAAAGGCTATAGGTTTTTATCCGAATAATACAAAAGTAAAATTATCTAACGGACAAACTGCTAGAGTAATACAGCAAAACACCAATTTACCTTTAAGACCAATACTTTCTATTGAAAAAAATGAAGACGGAAGCGATGCTAATTATCTTGAGGTTTTAGACCTTTCAAAATCGAATAATTTGTTTATAAGAGAAGTGATGCATTATATGTAA
- a CDS encoding HD-GYP domain-containing protein: protein MFTIPTIELKEGMKIASNVYDSDDNIIIDMGSIVTKSTIELLKRKYITTVSVVELIDNKYQNNFDNSIKNQLNKKVIIEEDGKEILKIDSQKALDVNNTTMEKTKNAYNIAKNNGTVDFIELKKDVDIMLNSILENREAHSYLAILKRKDESIYKHAVDVAALSAITAIEMNLTKADISNIMLGALLHDIGKVLVQEYLLNKKNLTADEINILKRTYNARIQTC, encoded by the coding sequence ATGTTTACTATACCAACAATAGAGCTTAAAGAAGGAATGAAAATAGCTTCTAATGTATATGACAGCGATGATAATATTATAATAGATATGGGTTCTATTGTAACAAAAAGTACCATAGAATTATTAAAAAGAAAATATATTACTACAGTATCTGTTGTTGAATTAATAGACAATAAATATCAAAATAATTTTGATAACAGCATAAAAAATCAATTAAATAAAAAAGTGATAATAGAAGAAGACGGCAAAGAGATACTAAAAATTGACAGCCAAAAAGCTTTGGACGTAAATAATACAACAATGGAAAAAACTAAAAATGCTTACAACATAGCAAAAAATAATGGTACTGTTGATTTTATAGAATTAAAAAAAGATGTTGATATTATGCTTAATTCTATATTAGAAAATAGAGAAGCTCATTCTTATTTAGCTATATTAAAAAGAAAAGATGAATCTATATATAAACATGCAGTGGACGTTGCTGCATTATCTGCCATTACTGCAATAGAAATGAATTTAACAAAGGCTGATATATCTAATATTATGCTTGGTGCTTTGCTTCATGATATAGGAAAAGTATTAGTTCAAGAATATTTATTAAACAAAAAAAATTTAACTGCAGATGAAATTAATATATTAAAAAGAACATACAACGCACGGATACAAACTTGCTAA
- a CDS encoding SAM-dependent methyltransferase codes for MPVVYIASRDIGNYKDNTERLKEILTESDIILVESFREATTLFKNLNLNIDKSKLIEFSEHTKKGKDIDDIMIKILNCKTVSLISDCGTPALEDPGRELLEYCYSYNIKVKPIPGVSSVTAAIMCLPFNFREFYYAGLLPRDDRERERKLIELKKLNVPVIVLDTPYRLSKVLNAVKKIYSKNKIVALCMDLTLPTEDIIIDEIGVLCSKYAENKKREFVLVIK; via the coding sequence ATGCCTGTAGTTTATATAGCTTCGAGAGATATTGGTAATTACAAAGATAACACAGAGAGGCTTAAAGAAATATTAACTGAAAGCGACATTATATTGGTTGAAAGTTTTAGAGAGGCTACTACGCTTTTTAAAAATCTTAACCTTAATATAGATAAATCAAAATTAATAGAGTTTAGCGAGCATACAAAAAAAGGTAAAGACATTGATGATATAATGATAAAAATATTAAATTGTAAGACTGTCTCTCTCATCAGTGATTGCGGAACACCGGCTTTGGAAGACCCAGGAAGAGAGCTTCTTGAATATTGTTATTCTTATAATATAAAAGTAAAACCCATACCCGGTGTAAGCAGTGTTACAGCGGCTATTATGTGTTTACCTTTTAATTTTAGAGAGTTTTATTATGCCGGTCTTTTGCCTAGAGATGACAGAGAAAGAGAGAGAAAGCTGATAGAATTAAAAAAATTAAATGTTCCTGTTATAGTTTTGGATACTCCTTATAGGCTTTCAAAAGTGCTTAATGCTGTTAAAAAAATATATTCAAAAAACAAAATAGTTGCTTTATGTATGGATTTAACTCTGCCTACAGAAGATATTATAATAGATGAAATTGGAGTTCTTTGTTCTAAATATGCTGAAAACAAAAAAAGAGAGTTTGTATTAGTAATAAAATAA
- a CDS encoding N-acetylmuramoyl-L-alanine amidase has translation MFKNIFMLLIVSIVISCSNNTEEITAPAINKRKKAPRISTLYKSGSYNLRINYIILHYTALDDDMSLKVLTDPGVSSHYLITTRANEPIYKLVDDTNRAWHAGITMYQNRYSINDSSVGIEIVNLGYIQKVTNTPQQLARMNKRQLENLYFTPYDEYLEYDESQIEKVAYLLRELVDKYGVRPYNILGHSDIAPYRKKDPGPKFPWKRLYDEYDLGIWYDEEDYSNFMMSNDYRRATVMDIKNEFIKYGYTSMPTNNVWDYESRKVLYAFQCRFRTNDIDGNIDKETYSIARALNLKVKKLNEAYERSKANNFLTNTFFTNIFISNNIVNNNWDYMHTNKNIIMRRK, from the coding sequence ATGTTTAAAAATATTTTTATGTTGCTGATTGTAAGTATAGTTATTTCTTGCTCAAACAACACAGAAGAAATTACTGCCCCTGCCATAAACAAAAGAAAAAAAGCCCCTAGAATATCAACACTTTATAAATCTGGTTCATACAATTTAAGAATTAATTATATAATACTTCACTACACAGCATTAGATGATGATATGTCTCTAAAAGTATTAACAGACCCTGGTGTATCTTCGCATTATTTAATAACAACAAGAGCTAATGAACCTATATATAAACTTGTAGATGACACAAACAGAGCTTGGCATGCTGGAATTACAATGTACCAAAATAGATACAGCATTAATGATAGTTCTGTTGGAATAGAAATTGTAAATTTGGGATATATACAAAAAGTAACAAACACCCCGCAGCAGCTTGCAAGAATGAATAAAAGACAGCTTGAAAATTTATACTTTACTCCATATGATGAATATTTAGAGTATGATGAATCACAAATAGAGAAAGTAGCATATCTTCTTAGAGAGCTTGTAGATAAATATGGAGTGAGACCTTATAATATATTAGGGCATTCAGATATAGCACCATACAGAAAAAAAGACCCAGGACCAAAATTCCCTTGGAAAAGATTATACGATGAATATGATTTGGGTATATGGTATGATGAAGAAGATTATAGTAACTTTATGATGAGTAATGATTATAGAAGAGCTACTGTAATGGATATAAAAAATGAGTTTATAAAATATGGATATACAAGTATGCCTACTAATAATGTGTGGGATTATGAATCAAGAAAAGTGCTATATGCTTTTCAATGCAGGTTTAGAACTAATGATATAGACGGCAACATAGACAAAGAAACATACAGTATAGCAAGAGCTTTGAACCTAAAAGTTAAAAAACTTAATGAAGCTTATGAACGCTCTAAAGCTAATAACTTCCTTACAAATACATTCTTTACAAATATATTTATAAGCAATAATATAGTAAATAATAATTGGGATTATATGCATACTAATAAAAATATTATAATGAGGAGAAAATAA
- a CDS encoding CHAT domain-containing protein, whose protein sequence is MSNYIITQNKNFFDSSNFECIKIKKTQFKKINKKEKINIFLYDNEKNKLYGTYEIDLNTKTEEDSFLYLNITDTYKKRRGIYYNLKEKYNDFSIYNIDENIFSKLKERLVLLNENISQTFLSCSIEKHKEKHNKKEYIFHYKAIETYPSLYIAEYKKPFDFDAYNSIYKEYLRLLKKANSENDNISKYLEIGNYLMNMLIPEKDFREHLFEGFRIVYLNLDETTSSIPWDILSYNNKFLSEKIIFSYISAVNVMHKKITNSRKIAVVSIPYDDINDEKEIDLLKKLSANNNLNIDVYKKEHNYFEFVKVLENYDIVHIITHGHSNGLSLSKDYILNNISALENPPKLIFINACNMNDSNIVKSFLSCGVNTVVSGIGSLSDNIYNDFVMSFYSNLLHKHSRINTAQAFHFAHIEIKDNYNGFMRYRFNGVACYV, encoded by the coding sequence ATGAGTAATTATATTATAACGCAAAATAAAAACTTTTTTGACTCTTCAAATTTTGAATGCATCAAAATAAAAAAAACTCAATTTAAAAAAATAAACAAGAAAGAAAAAATAAATATCTTTTTATACGACAATGAAAAAAATAAATTATACGGCACATATGAAATAGATTTAAATACTAAAACTGAAGAAGATAGTTTTTTATATTTAAACATAACAGACACTTATAAAAAAAGAAGAGGAATATATTACAATCTCAAAGAAAAATATAATGACTTTTCAATTTATAATATAGATGAAAATATTTTTTCAAAGTTAAAAGAGAGATTAGTTTTATTAAATGAAAATATCTCTCAAACATTTTTAAGCTGCTCTATAGAAAAGCATAAAGAAAAACATAATAAAAAAGAATATATATTTCATTATAAAGCAATAGAAACTTATCCGTCATTATATATTGCAGAATATAAAAAGCCTTTTGATTTTGATGCATACAACAGCATATATAAAGAATATTTAAGATTATTAAAAAAAGCAAATAGCGAAAATGATAATATAAGCAAGTATTTAGAAATTGGAAATTATTTAATGAATATGCTCATACCAGAAAAGGATTTTAGAGAACATTTATTTGAAGGATTTAGAATAGTTTATTTAAATCTTGATGAAACAACTTCTTCAATACCTTGGGATATATTATCATACAATAATAAATTCTTATCCGAAAAAATAATATTTTCTTATATTAGTGCTGTTAATGTGATGCATAAAAAAATTACAAATAGTAGAAAAATAGCTGTAGTATCAATACCATATGATGATATAAATGATGAAAAAGAAATTGATTTATTAAAAAAATTATCTGCTAATAACAATTTAAATATTGATGTGTATAAAAAAGAACATAATTATTTTGAGTTTGTAAAAGTTTTAGAAAATTATGATATAGTGCATATTATTACGCATGGTCATTCGAATGGTTTATCTTTAAGTAAAGATTATATATTGAATAATATTTCTGCATTAGAGAATCCGCCTAAATTGATTTTTATTAATGCATGCAATATGAATGACAGCAATATAGTAAAATCATTTTTATCATGCGGTGTAAACACTGTAGTTTCTGGAATTGGAAGTTTATCCGATAATATATATAATGATTTTGTTATGAGTTTTTATTCAAATTTACTTCATAAGCATTCTAGAATAAATACGGCTCAGGCATTTCATTTTGCACATATAGAGATAAAAGACAATTATAATGGTTTTATGCGTTATAGATTTAATGGAGTAGCTTGTTATGTTTAA